The Virgibacillus sp. MSP4-1 genome has a segment encoding these proteins:
- a CDS encoding rhodanese-like domain-containing protein, producing the protein MAEEIKEITPEEIEETLHTDNYTVIDVREDEEVQQGMIEGAKHIPLQQIPESLDQLDKNEEYVLVCRSGRRSYNASQYLQEQGYKVRNMTGGMLNWKGEVNF; encoded by the coding sequence ATGGCTGAAGAAATAAAAGAGATCACCCCTGAGGAAATAGAGGAAACCCTACATACAGACAATTACACGGTTATCGATGTAAGAGAAGATGAAGAAGTTCAGCAGGGAATGATTGAAGGAGCAAAACATATCCCTCTGCAGCAGATACCTGAATCACTTGATCAGTTAGATAAAAATGAAGAATATGTGCTTGTATGCCGTTCAGGCCGAAGAAGCTACAATGCATCTCAATATTTACAGGAACAAGGATATAAAGTACGAAATATGACAGGTGGCATGCTGAACTGGAAAGGTGAAGTTAATTTTTAA
- a CDS encoding hemolysin III family protein → MAGTHTFSKGEEAANSITHAIGILFSVVALVLLIVYSSMYGSVWHVVSFTIFGSTMLLMYTSSTLLHAFPEGTKVKDLFEIFDHSSIYIFIAGTYTPYMFTAVPGWLGWTIFGIVWGMAIGGTVFKSFFVKRFLFTSTGLYVLMGWLIVLAWRPLMDNLDSNGLSFLVIGGLLYTLGSVFYVWRGFKYHHAVWHLFVIAGSVMHFFSVLTLL, encoded by the coding sequence TTGGCAGGCACACACACGTTCAGTAAAGGCGAGGAAGCTGCAAACTCAATTACACATGCTATAGGGATTCTTTTTAGTGTGGTGGCATTAGTATTATTGATTGTCTATTCTTCAATGTATGGATCCGTCTGGCATGTCGTAAGTTTTACTATATTTGGATCTACAATGCTTCTTATGTATACATCCTCAACTCTATTGCATGCATTTCCAGAAGGCACTAAGGTTAAAGATCTTTTTGAAATCTTTGATCACTCATCCATCTACATTTTTATTGCAGGGACTTACACTCCATATATGTTTACAGCAGTTCCCGGCTGGCTGGGATGGACAATCTTTGGAATTGTGTGGGGAATGGCCATTGGCGGAACCGTCTTTAAATCCTTTTTCGTCAAAAGATTTTTATTCACATCAACGGGGTTATACGTTTTAATGGGCTGGCTTATTGTTTTGGCCTGGAGACCACTAATGGATAATCTGGATTCAAATGGTTTAAGCTTCTTAGTTATAGGTGGACTACTATATACATTAGGGTCTGTTTTCTACGTTTGGAGAGGATTCAAATATCATCATGCAGTATGGCATCTTTTTGTTATTGCCGGTAGTGTGATGCACTTTTTTAGTGTTTTGACCCTTTTGTAA